CCTGATTCTACTGCTAAGTTCTCCGTATTTTCGGATGATTTCCTTTAGTGGTGCAGCATCATCTTGATCATACTCTATTTTCTCTTCCTCCAGTTTTTCTAATTGCTCTTCTAGCTTTTGGATTCCTTTTCCATCTTCTGTTACCTGAGTACTTAATTCCAAAACTTTCATTTGAGAATCAGTCCATTCCTTTCTTACATCCAGTGAAATATCCAAACGTGGGTCATCACTTACTCTGAATTGCTTCTCATAAGTTTGACCGTTTACTTCTAATTGAGCGGTATAAAGGCCTGGTAAAACAGAGGGGCCTCGCATTCTGGACCTGCCATTTCCTTCTTCTCCAGTTTTATATTGCAATTGCCACATCACTCTATGAAGCCCTGACTTATTTTTTGCTTCAACCTCATCTACCAAAGCTCCATTTGTATCCAAGATTTTGATGGAAATGGCATCGCTAGCGACAGAATCCTGTAGGTAGTAGTCTATAGCAGCTCCAAAATCAGGGTTTTCACCTCGGTAATACATATCACCTGTATGTGCGCCATCGTTGGTGTAATTGATGATTTCTGCATCAGCGATAGAGAATAGGGCAGCTGATTGTTGTAAGACTTCTGGAGTCATTTCCTGAAGAGCACTGATATGATCCAATATCCAAACTCCTCTTCCGTGTGTCGCAAGCACTAAGTCATTATCTCTAGGGTGAATCACCAAATCATTAAATGGTAGTGTTGGCATATTGCTTTTGAATTCAACCCAATGTTCACCCTGATCTATGGAGATAAAAAGTCCCAGCTCAGTGCCTAAGTATAATAAATTGGGGTTTTTTGGGTCTTCTCTTAGTGTTCGCGTAACTCGGTTGGCTGGTAAATTACCTTCTACCGATTTCCAGGTTTTACCATAATCTTCTGTTTTATAGATGTAATTATTGAAATCATCATTTCTATAATTATTGATGGTAACGTATGCTGTACCGGCAGCGTGACTGGATGGTTCAAAAGAATTGATCCAAGTTTCCTTAGGCAAACCTTCTAATTTGCTACTGACGTCATTCCAGGTTTTTCCACCATCCCAAGATACTTGAAGTAAGCCATCATCAGTTCCGGCATAAAGCATTCCCGGTGTAAATAAATCCTCAGCAATGGCTGTTAAGGTTGGATAGTAGGGGATGCCATCATCTAGAGAAGCTGTATTTTCATCAGGTCTTTGGCCCATAATCAGAAGTTCACGACGGTTTACCTTTGTGGTAAGGTCTCCCAAAGAGGTCCAAGTAACGCCATTATCGGTGCTTTTCCAGAGTACATTGGTTCCGGCATAAATAGTGTTTCCATCATGGTGCGATAAAAAGAAGGGACCATCCCAATTTCCAGGTGCCATAGCATTGCCTAATTCTGGCTCGGGAAGTCCAGGTCCCCAAGCGTCCCAGTTCCTTCTAGCACCGATTCTTCCTTTAGGATCTCCGGGCCGGATCTCTTGTTTTTGGCCGTTTTTCATATTGAGCCTGGAAAGCCCTAAATACTGGGATTCTGTGTAGACTACCTCTGGATCATTTCGGTCAACCAGATTCAAAAAGCCATCGCCACCTCCCAACCGTTTCCAGTCTTCATTTAGAATGCCCGAGGAACGATACGTTTCACTTGGGCCAACCCAACTACCATTGTCCTGCAGGCCACCATAAACATTGTATGGTTTAGCATTGTCTACAGAAACTCTGTAGTATTGGCTAACGGGAAGGTTGTTGATGAAAAGCCATTTTTTTCCTCTATCATAAGAGATACCAATACCTCCGTCATCCCCTTTGATTACATGGCGGGAATCTTCTGGATTAACCCAAAGAATCCTGTCATCTCCATGAAGAGATTGTCTCGGGGCTGTAAAGGTTCTTCCACTATCACTGGAATAACTATACTGATTCATCATGTAAATCCTTGACTCGTCACTGGGATCCACCAAGGGCTGAGAGGCATACATCGGTCTTGGATTCCAATCACTCATCAACTCCCAACTCTCACCTTTGTCCTGACTTCTATATAAACCAGCTCTTCTTTCATTGTAAGCAGTGGAGGCATTGTATTGAAATCCTTGTTCCAATGAAATAAATACCACTTCAGGGTTCTTTCGATAGATGGAAATACCAATACGTCCATAATCTCCATCTGGAAGTCCATTGGTTAGCTCTTTCCAGGTTTTTCCACCATCTGTAGATTTATGCAGACCACTTCCCGGCCCTCCTCCATGAAACCCATAGGGTTTTCTTCTTCGCTGATAAGTGGCAGCATACAGCGTATTAGGATCGGATGGATCCATGGCCACATCCACTACACCAGTGTCCTCATCCACATAGATCAGTCGATCCCAGGTTTTTCCACCATCTTCGGTTTTATACAGACCTCGCTCTTCATTAGGCCCCCATAAATGGCCCATTGCAGCAACATAAGCTACCGCGGTGTCAGTGGGATGAAGCACAATTCTTCCAATATGATGGGAATCTTTTAGTCCCAAGTGCTCCCAGGTTTTTCCTCCATCATGTGATTTGTAAACACCATCTCCCCAAGAATTACTTTGGCGGTTAGCTCTCTCTCCAGTACCCACCCAAAGGATATTAGGATGGTTTTGATGTAGAGCAATTGCACCTACAGAATGAGTGTTTTCATTTTCAAAAACAGGTTCAAAGGAGACGCCATTATTGCTAGTCTTCCAAACTCCTCCGGTTGCTGTTGCTGCATAAAAAGTGTAGGGGTCAGATTCATCTACCGCAAGGTCCACAATTCGCCCACTCATGGTGGCAGGTCCAATATTCCTAAGGGGTAGTCCGTTTAATAATTCGCTTTTCAATTCTTGGCTTTGGGCATAGAGCGATAAGCTCATGCAAAGCAAGAGAAGTAAGGATTTAACTTTCATAAGGTTGGTTTTCGGTATAAGGTTGAATTTAATCAGTTGAACCGATTCTTCCTTTCCTTTTTTGAGGAATGGCAAAGACATTTAAATTTTTGGAAGCTGTGTCAAGAGTTGATTGGCACAATGAAATTCATGCTAAATCACATGATATAACATCAGGCTTTTCCGAGCTTTTTTTTCTTGGTTTTTCTTTTGTTCCACCAGACCAAAAAGCCTGTTATAGGCAAGGACGCACCGATCAAGGACGCCAGACAGGCTAAAATTCTTCCTGGTAGTCCCCAGACGCTTCCGAAATGAATATCATAAACCAGCCCATTGATTTTGCTGAAACTACTACGATTTTCAGCAAGCCCATTTTGGAAGTTGCCCTGAAGGGGTTCTCCAGTGTATTGATCATGATAATAGAAGTCAACTGCATTGATCCCAGCCTTTGGTCGGATGACCGAAAGTTGAATCGCCTCATCCTCTTGATGAGGAATATTGATCCCCACCTCAGCACCAGTATAAGTGTTGTGATATTCTTTTATCAGTTTATTCAAGATCTCGTATTTGTTCCTGTTTGATTCATTTTCCAGAACTGTAGAAATTGGCTTATCCCAAGTGATTTTATTTTCTCCGCTGATTTCTTTCAGGCTTTCCCTTACCACTTCAAAACCCCAGAAAATACCAGTGCCAATGGTGAAAATAAGAATCCAGGTGGCATAGAATCCGAGGATATTGTGTAAATCATAATTCAGCTTTTTTGGGGAGGCTGTCCATTTGATGGAGAACTTCCCTTTGCTAGGCTTTCCTCTTGCAGGCCACCAAATCACTAAACCTGTGATCAACATAAACATGGCCATCAACGTCACCCAGTGAACAATTTCGCGACCTGGAGGGCCCAACAATAAGTTTCTATGTAGGTTTTTCAGTTTACTGATCCATCCCTTATTCATATCCTGTAAGTGGATCAGCTCTCCCGAATAGGGGTTTATATAGGCATGAAAATAGGTGCCAGGCACATAAATCAATACTTCTATGGCACTTTCCTTGTCCCTGTACAAAGCCGTCCGGAAATCTCCTTCCGGAAAGTCCTTCTCCAAAGTATTTTTGATGTCAGATATAGAGATAAAAGGTTGTTCTTCTGGTTTGATTTCCTGATGAAAAGCTATTCGACTAAACTCTGGTTGCCAAGTGTAAATGGCTCCTGAGAGTGCGATAATAAAAAATAATAAGCCTGTGATCAGTCCTAAATAAAGATGGATTTTAGCGATGAACTTTCGAAGGGTCATTTTTAAAGGGTTCAATTCTAAAAATTTAGAGAATTTTTGTGGAATGAAAGCCTTTTGGGAAAAAAAATGGAGCTTTGGGAAAACTATCTTTTAGGGATTTGATATCTAGTTTGTGTCATAGGAGCAGTTTCATCGCTAAGCAATTTAAATAAAATAGGGTCGCTTAGGATCTTAGAAAAAGTGCTTGTTTTGCCATCCAACATCACTTGTTCATTTACCAAACGGATGCTATGACTATAATCCACATACCAATCCACATGTCCGCTATAAACCGGCTGAATAGGATTGCCGTCTAATTTATGCCAACCGTAAATTACCACTCGATCGGTTCCTTCTACCAAACGATTGGAAAGAATTACATCCTTTTTAATTCCTGCAATCAATTGTCCATTTTGACCATTGGCTTCCTTCTTTTGCTTTTCTATCTGGCTATTGTGGAGGATAAACTTTTCCACACTTTCATTTTCCCGGCCAACTGGTTTGTAGAAAAATGGATCTAGCTTGACAGAAGCATTTTCATAAATGTGATCGGAGATTTTTGCTGTAATCAAAGAGCCACCAAATACATCTGCTAGTCTCTGAGCAGTATAAGGGTTCATTGGGATGCGACAGTAATCTTCATTGCTGCCAACAGCCAAATAATCCGGCATGACTTCGTAAATCAACTCATGTGATTGGCCAAGTGAATCCGTAAAATTGGCTTTCAGACGAATCGGGTTTCTTAGAAAATCAGGCATATTTCCAGAAGCCAAAGCTTTAAAAATCTCCTCTTCACGCTCTTCCAATTCCAAGGGAATTATACGTTTCATAAAAGCCGATCCAGTTTCTGCATCAGGATTTCTTTCAGGGATTTTCAAAGAAGGAATGCTGCTTTGGGCAAAGGTGATCAGGGGAAAAAGAAAGAAGAAGAGAAAAAGTCGGCTTCGCATTTATCTTAACAATGGGATTTATTCCTGCCCAATTTAGTAATGTCTTTCACTTCAATGTAAATAATCTCTTAAGAAAAAGAGGGATTTCACTTAAATCAGAAAGGAGATAAGGGAGAAGCTTCATATATGAAAACAACACTTTAAAAGTCTTATTTAAAGAGTTGAAGTTTTACTATTCTTCATTCTGTAAGGAATTGACAGGATTGTTCCAGGCAGTCTTGATCGCATGATAACCCACAGTGAGAAAGGTCAATCCCAACATCAGCAAGGCTGTGAGTAAGAAAAGCGTCCAGTTAATGTCTGTGTGGAAAGTGAATGAAGATAGAAATTGCTGGATGATATACCAGGCAACAGGAAATCCAATCACCAAACTTACTAATACCAATAGAGCGAAATCGCTACAAAGTAAAAGTGAAAGACTTCTTGAAGAGGCTCCAAGCACTTTTCTGATGCCGATTTCTTTGGTTCTTCTTGCTGCAGTGAAGGAAGCCAGACCAAATAGACCAAGACCGGAAATCAAAATAGCGATCATGGTAAAGGAAAGTGCCAGTTTCCCGATGACTTGCTCATTTTGGTATTCTTTTTCAAAAACCTCTTCCAAAAAGGAAAATTCAAAAGGATAGTCCGAATTGTATTTTTTAAAAACTGCCTTGACCTGATCGATCGAGGCAGTCATGGAGTTTTGATCGGATAGTTTGATGAAATAATGCGATCCCAGATTTTCTGAAAACATAAAGATCATCGGTTCAATATCAAATTTTAGGTTGTCATTGTGAAAGTCTTCAGTGATCCCAATAATATACCCCTTACCAT
Above is a window of Algoriphagus machipongonensis DNA encoding:
- a CDS encoding PepSY-associated TM helix domain-containing protein; this encodes MTLRKFIAKIHLYLGLITGLLFFIIALSGAIYTWQPEFSRIAFHQEIKPEEQPFISISDIKNTLEKDFPEGDFRTALYRDKESAIEVLIYVPGTYFHAYINPYSGELIHLQDMNKGWISKLKNLHRNLLLGPPGREIVHWVTLMAMFMLITGLVIWWPARGKPSKGKFSIKWTASPKKLNYDLHNILGFYATWILIFTIGTGIFWGFEVVRESLKEISGENKITWDKPISTVLENESNRNKYEILNKLIKEYHNTYTGAEVGINIPHQEDEAIQLSVIRPKAGINAVDFYYHDQYTGEPLQGNFQNGLAENRSSFSKINGLVYDIHFGSVWGLPGRILACLASLIGASLPITGFLVWWNKRKTKKKKLGKA
- a CDS encoding VPS10 domain-containing protein, with translation MKVKSLLLLLCMSLSLYAQSQELKSELLNGLPLRNIGPATMSGRIVDLAVDESDPYTFYAATATGGVWKTSNNGVSFEPVFENENTHSVGAIALHQNHPNILWVGTGERANRQSNSWGDGVYKSHDGGKTWEHLGLKDSHHIGRIVLHPTDTAVAYVAAMGHLWGPNEERGLYKTEDGGKTWDRLIYVDEDTGVVDVAMDPSDPNTLYAATYQRRRKPYGFHGGGPGSGLHKSTDGGKTWKELTNGLPDGDYGRIGISIYRKNPEVVFISLEQGFQYNASTAYNERRAGLYRSQDKGESWELMSDWNPRPMYASQPLVDPSDESRIYMMNQYSYSSDSGRTFTAPRQSLHGDDRILWVNPEDSRHVIKGDDGGIGISYDRGKKWLFINNLPVSQYYRVSVDNAKPYNVYGGLQDNGSWVGPSETYRSSGILNEDWKRLGGGDGFLNLVDRNDPEVVYTESQYLGLSRLNMKNGQKQEIRPGDPKGRIGARRNWDAWGPGLPEPELGNAMAPGNWDGPFFLSHHDGNTIYAGTNVLWKSTDNGVTWTSLGDLTTKVNRRELLIMGQRPDENTASLDDGIPYYPTLTAIAEDLFTPGMLYAGTDDGLLQVSWDGGKTWNDVSSKLEGLPKETWINSFEPSSHAAGTAYVTINNYRNDDFNNYIYKTEDYGKTWKSVEGNLPANRVTRTLREDPKNPNLLYLGTELGLFISIDQGEHWVEFKSNMPTLPFNDLVIHPRDNDLVLATHGRGVWILDHISALQEMTPEVLQQSAALFSIADAEIINYTNDGAHTGDMYYRGENPDFGAAIDYYLQDSVASDAISIKILDTNGALVDEVEAKNKSGLHRVMWQLQYKTGEEGNGRSRMRGPSVLPGLYTAQLEVNGQTYEKQFRVSDDPRLDISLDVRKEWTDSQMKVLELSTQVTEDGKGIQKLEEQLEKLEEEKIEYDQDDAAPLKEIIRKYGELSSRIRTLYYQTSNYIGPWTGDQKAQFDYYLSMVDKLKTERDLVIKNTVPKVNKGLKKENRLTIEM